Below is a genomic region from Candidatus Polarisedimenticolia bacterium.
CCTGATCGTGCTGGCCTCACTCATGATGAGCGGGGTGTTCACCACCTTCGTCAGACCGGCGTGGCCTCCCAATGATCCCGACTACGACAGCTTCTACCGTCCGCTGGCTCAAAGCATCCTGGCCGGAAATGGCTACCGCACTTCCTCCGGCGAGCTCTTCGTGGTCTATCCCCCCGGGCTCTCGTGTGTCATCGCCGGGATCTACTGGATTGCCGGCGCGACGGGTTCGAGCGAAGGGGTCGTCCTGGGGCTGTTCAACGTGCTGTGCTCCGCGGTGGTCGCCCTGCTGATCTATCTCATCGGTGCATGGGTCTTCGTAAGGTGGGCGGCGCTCGCCGGCGCGCTCGTATGGGTCGCCTATCCGCTCCAGCTCTGGTTGGTGAGGCTCCCGAACACCGAGATGCCTTTCATGGTGCTCTTGTTCGCGGCGATCTACCTGGTGGTCCGCGCCGGCTTCCGGGGCACCTCCCTGGCCCTCGCGTCATTGTCGGCCGGCGCCCTGATCGGCGTGGGCTCTTTGTTTCGGCCGTTCGGCCTGCTCATCAGCCTGGCCCTGGTGCCTTTTCTGTGGGTTTCAGGGGAGCGCGGGGCCCCTGCGACCCGGCGCCTCCTTCCTTGTCTTCTCATTCTGCTGGGGAATCTCGCGACGGTTCTTCCCTGGGAAGGATGGGTCTATCGGGAAACCGGCATGGTGATCCCCCTATCCACGAATGGCCGGACCGCCATGCTGGATGGCTTGACGATCGACGCAAGTCCCGATCTGCCGGGGCAGGTCCTCACCATTCCCGCCGACGTTCGACGGCTCCTGGAGACCGTCACGGCGCGGGCGGAACAACTTCAATCGCCGGGAGATGTTGCCCGGTTCCTCCTGAGTGATGCGAAATCCCATCCGCTGACGGCGGTGAAGCTCATCCTGGTGAAGGCCGTGCGCGCCTTGTACGCGACCGACAGCCAGCGTTTCGAGCGCTGGGTGGCCCTGCTGCAGCTGCCTTTCTACCTGCTGGCTCTCCTCGGTGCGCTGCGGGCGTGGGCTTCCGGTCCGGCGGCGCGCCGGTTCCTCTGGCTGGTCGTGCCGTTGTGGGTTTATTCCTGGGCCATGACCATCATGGTGCTTTCGATTGTGCGATACATGCTGCCGCCCTTCGGGCTGGTGTCGATCCTGGTCGGCATCGGGATATGCGATCTCCTGGGGCGGGCTTTCCCGCGTCTCGGACTGCCTCACGAGCCGTCCCGCCTCAATGGCGTCTTGACACCGGGTGGACCGGGATCCTAACCTACGCGCGGAGCCCGCCCTTGAATCCACGCAAAGCTTCGCCGATGCATGCCGCCGCTTTGTTCCTCGTTCCGCGCCTGGCGGTCTGGTGGATCCGCCTCACCCGCGCCGTGACCCGGGTGCGCTTCGTGAACCGCGACGTCGTGGAG
It encodes:
- a CDS encoding glycosyltransferase family 39 protein, translating into MIRLSSLPTRARDGFLIVLASLMMSGVFTTFVRPAWPPNDPDYDSFYRPLAQSILAGNGYRTSSGELFVVYPPGLSCVIAGIYWIAGATGSSEGVVLGLFNVLCSAVVALLIYLIGAWVFVRWAALAGALVWVAYPLQLWLVRLPNTEMPFMVLLFAAIYLVVRAGFRGTSLALASLSAGALIGVGSLFRPFGLLISLALVPFLWVSGERGAPATRRLLPCLLILLGNLATVLPWEGWVYRETGMVIPLSTNGRTAMLDGLTIDASPDLPGQVLTIPADVRRLLETVTARAEQLQSPGDVARFLLSDAKSHPLTAVKLILVKAVRALYATDSQRFERWVALLQLPFYLLALLGALRAWASGPAARRFLWLVVPLWVYSWAMTIMVLSIVRYMLPPFGLVSILVGIGICDLLGRAFPRLGLPHEPSRLNGVLTPGGPGS